From Enterococcus mediterraneensis, the proteins below share one genomic window:
- a CDS encoding carbohydrate ABC transporter permease, with the protein MKYQKKHWFYIFSAPVIIALTLVVIVPFLYGIYYSFTDWDAVARGNFVGLENYRKVFSDGGFWQAIWFTVRFSAVSIILINLIGLGLALLVTSKFKGSNLLRTIFFMPNLIGGLILGFIWQFIFISAFSAVGDAIGNAGLKTWLSTTQTGFWAMVIVMCWQMSGYIMVIYISYLQGVDESLLEAADLDGATEWQKFWNVRFPLIMPGFTVSLFMTLSNSFKLYDQNLSLTNGGPYNSTQMVAMNIYNTAFLENKMGYAQSKAVIFFLFVAIISLTQVYLTKRKEVEA; encoded by the coding sequence ATGAAATACCAAAAGAAACATTGGTTTTATATTTTTTCGGCACCAGTCATTATTGCATTGACGCTAGTTGTAATTGTTCCATTTCTTTATGGAATTTATTATTCCTTTACTGACTGGGATGCTGTAGCAAGAGGCAACTTTGTTGGACTGGAAAATTATCGAAAAGTTTTCTCTGATGGTGGTTTTTGGCAAGCCATTTGGTTTACAGTGCGTTTCTCAGCCGTATCCATCATATTGATCAATTTGATCGGTCTGGGTTTGGCATTGTTGGTAACAAGCAAATTCAAAGGCTCTAATCTATTGCGGACGATTTTCTTTATGCCTAATTTGATAGGTGGACTTATACTTGGTTTTATTTGGCAATTTATTTTCATCAGTGCCTTTTCAGCAGTAGGCGACGCAATCGGCAATGCCGGACTTAAAACGTGGCTTTCGACGACACAGACAGGCTTTTGGGCTATGGTGATCGTTATGTGTTGGCAAATGTCCGGGTACATCATGGTTATTTATATTTCATATCTTCAAGGAGTCGATGAATCATTATTAGAAGCAGCAGATCTTGATGGAGCAACTGAATGGCAAAAATTCTGGAACGTCCGTTTTCCGCTCATCATGCCTGGATTCACTGTCAGCCTATTTATGACACTTTCGAACTCATTTAAGTTATATGATCAAAACTTATCTTTAACAAACGGCGGACCGTATAATTCGACACAGATGGTCGCTATGAATATTTACAATACGGCCTTTCTGGAAAACAAAATGGGATATGCACAATCAAAAGCAGTTATCTTCTTTTTATTTGTTGCAATCATATCATTGACGCAAGTATATCTAACGAAGAGAAAAGAGGTTGAAGCATAA